One region of Deltaproteobacteria bacterium genomic DNA includes:
- a CDS encoding 3-keto-5-aminohexanoate cleavage protein has protein sequence MTHSQKEEKLAKYKDMKGYYSTPPETIFAAKKTWVEQRKWDLPETFVIKVAPVGAFIMKEDNPNQKYTPEEIKGDIVESVEAGACSFHTHVRDNQGRHTLDVKLYHEVIDPIKNKFGRDVVVCGCPEGANTVAESLRPLLEFQDIIEIAPITVTAVNLAGDFSVVQTREICQTHVGFMQEIGCKPEMVLHNVGDISLVRRWLIDTGVAKKPYYFRLAMGNPGWGYIEDPDSMFQCLTFVVRELKKIDPNCAIMIDMAGRAGLFSVATAIALGLMGARVGMEDALYMYPHKDEVIKNNVSVVRQAVALIEALGRKVATADDYRRFVGIDTLKK, from the coding sequence ATGACTCATAGTCAAAAGGAAGAGAAGCTGGCAAAGTATAAAGACATGAAGGGGTATTATTCAACACCGCCTGAAACGATATTTGCGGCTAAAAAGACCTGGGTTGAACAGCGGAAATGGGATCTTCCCGAGACTTTTGTTATCAAGGTGGCCCCTGTCGGGGCTTTTATTATGAAAGAAGACAACCCCAACCAAAAATATACCCCTGAGGAGATCAAAGGCGATATTGTGGAATCCGTAGAGGCCGGGGCTTGTTCGTTTCATACCCATGTAAGGGATAACCAGGGCCGGCATACACTTGATGTAAAATTATATCATGAGGTAATCGACCCGATCAAAAACAAATTTGGACGAGATGTGGTGGTCTGCGGGTGTCCGGAGGGAGCGAATACTGTTGCCGAGTCCCTGCGCCCATTACTTGAGTTTCAGGATATTATAGAAATTGCCCCAATCACGGTTACCGCGGTTAATTTAGCCGGTGATTTTTCGGTAGTTCAAACCCGTGAAATATGCCAAACCCATGTGGGATTCATGCAGGAAATCGGATGCAAACCCGAAATGGTCCTCCATAACGTTGGGGACATTTCCCTGGTAAGGCGCTGGCTTATAGACACGGGAGTCGCCAAGAAACCCTATTACTTCCGTCTGGCCATGGGGAATCCCGGGTGGGGTTATATAGAAGACCCCGATTCCATGTTTCAATGTTTAACCTTTGTAGTCAGGGAACTCAAAAAGATTGATCCAAATTGTGCCATTATGATTGATATGGCGGGAAGAGCCGGACTCTTTTCGGTTGCCACGGCAATTGCATTGGGCTTGATGGGCGCCAGAGTGGGAATGGAAGACGCCCTCTATATGTACCCCCACAAAGATGAAGTGATCAAAAATAACGTATCCGTAGTTAGACAGGCTGTTGCGCTGATAGAAGCACTGGGTCGGAAGGTTGCCACTGCCGACGATTACAGGAGATTCGTAGGTATAGATACTCTCAAAAAATAA
- a CDS encoding FAD-dependent oxidoreductase codes for MKDFDVIVIGAGLGGLSAATCLSQAGKRVLLLEKHNVPGGYASSFLRGRFEFDVALHELSGVGGNENRGPLWGLLNGWGVAPRVKFMPVPEFYRCLFPGLDVILPVGRQNFEETLANEFPKEASGIKGFVSLVFDIAEEAMRANILGGSPNSLNPPEFPRMTAYSNHTVAQVFDSFFSDQRIRAVLGQLCNYLGQPPSKLPITAFAMAFTAYLTYGPAHIRGTSQALSQAFVDVIEANGGQVWLNKGAARILTSGNRVQGVQAEDGTKIASPRVVCNANPVVACLDLIGRDKVPDWYLRRLGAWSAGASTFNVYLGLDCTCQDLGLKTHETFVGIDFNLDQHDEAALKAVNRQPLAAAVTAYNLADPEFSPPGTASVVITLGAHGAPWLQLSPSEYLEAKSGLAVKAMELAEIVAPDLRNHIEVLDIATPLTNTRYTANPGGSFTGFAENRQCSPLGRLPSRGPLSGLYFANAWVNIGGGFMPCILSGFLAAQDLLEDAKPGGPAPVVMERIKNQMEQQTQGGRTLTNGEGSKAKNIISRLHPNRILLKVDQIAEETSSAKTLRMIPAEGSLPLFRPGQYVHIFVHFSGVATSRPYTISSSLGKPYWDITVRHKEGGLVSPYLMDKVKSGDVLEANGPHGTFYHEPLMDSDHLVFLAGGSGVTPFMSIIRDAVEEKRPLRIHLLYGSRSPDDIIFRDELEQIALGHPNVKVDLVISGPPKGWSGLCGLLDARMILSRLGSVQGKTFFICGPARMHVLCEEALESLGVPHRRIKKEAYGPPDDVTLEPGWPGISFKTAFEVREERSGRLFKAKAGEPLMISLERAGLVIPSACRSGECTVCRTRLVSGKVFTPSRVRRRWSDEQAGYIHPCLSYPLEDLHIRL; via the coding sequence ATGAAAGACTTCGATGTGATCGTAATAGGAGCCGGGCTTGGCGGTCTTTCCGCGGCAACCTGTTTAAGCCAGGCAGGCAAAAGAGTATTGCTCTTAGAAAAACACAATGTCCCCGGAGGTTATGCCTCTTCTTTCCTCCGAGGCCGGTTCGAATTTGACGTGGCTCTCCATGAGCTCTCCGGTGTGGGAGGCAACGAGAATCGTGGTCCTTTGTGGGGCTTGCTCAATGGCTGGGGGGTGGCGCCCAGGGTCAAGTTTATGCCGGTGCCTGAGTTCTATCGTTGCCTATTTCCGGGTCTGGATGTGATTTTGCCGGTGGGTCGTCAAAATTTCGAGGAGACCCTGGCCAATGAATTCCCTAAAGAGGCGTCCGGAATCAAAGGTTTTGTCAGCCTGGTCTTCGATATAGCGGAAGAAGCGATGAGAGCCAATATTCTGGGCGGGTCCCCAAACAGCCTGAACCCACCGGAATTCCCCAGGATGACGGCCTATTCCAATCACACGGTGGCTCAAGTTTTTGATTCCTTTTTCTCGGACCAGAGGATACGCGCAGTGTTGGGACAGCTCTGTAACTATCTGGGCCAGCCGCCCTCAAAGCTGCCTATTACTGCTTTTGCTATGGCCTTTACGGCTTACCTGACCTACGGACCGGCCCATATCAGAGGCACGTCCCAGGCGCTGTCTCAAGCCTTTGTTGATGTCATTGAGGCCAATGGCGGTCAGGTTTGGCTGAACAAAGGCGCGGCCCGCATTTTGACTTCCGGGAACAGGGTGCAGGGTGTCCAGGCCGAAGACGGCACGAAAATCGCTTCCCCCCGGGTGGTGTGCAACGCCAATCCGGTAGTCGCCTGTCTTGATCTGATCGGCCGGGACAAGGTTCCTGACTGGTATCTCAGGCGCCTGGGGGCCTGGTCGGCCGGGGCTTCAACCTTCAACGTCTATTTGGGTCTGGATTGTACCTGTCAGGATTTAGGTCTGAAGACGCATGAAACCTTTGTCGGGATCGACTTCAATTTGGACCAGCATGATGAAGCAGCTCTAAAAGCGGTCAATAGGCAACCACTGGCGGCGGCGGTTACGGCCTACAACCTGGCCGACCCCGAATTCTCCCCGCCCGGCACGGCCTCCGTGGTAATAACCTTGGGGGCTCACGGTGCGCCCTGGCTACAGCTTTCTCCTTCCGAATACTTGGAAGCCAAGAGTGGGCTGGCGGTCAAGGCCATGGAATTGGCGGAAATTGTGGCCCCTGATCTCAGGAACCATATAGAAGTGCTGGATATCGCCACCCCCCTGACCAATACCCGCTATACGGCCAATCCCGGGGGTAGTTTTACGGGCTTTGCCGAAAATCGACAATGTTCGCCCTTGGGACGCCTTCCCAGTCGCGGGCCTTTATCGGGTCTCTATTTCGCCAATGCCTGGGTCAACATCGGGGGAGGATTCATGCCCTGCATTCTCTCGGGGTTCCTGGCCGCTCAGGACCTGCTGGAGGACGCCAAACCGGGCGGTCCGGCCCCGGTCGTAATGGAACGAATCAAGAACCAAATGGAGCAGCAGACCCAAGGCGGTCGGACCTTGACCAATGGGGAGGGCTCCAAAGCCAAAAACATTATATCCAGGCTGCATCCCAATCGGATCCTGCTTAAAGTGGATCAAATCGCAGAGGAAACGTCCAGCGCCAAGACCCTGAGAATGATCCCGGCCGAAGGATCGCTGCCTCTTTTCCGGCCCGGACAGTATGTCCATATCTTCGTCCATTTTAGCGGAGTGGCCACTTCACGGCCCTATACCATTTCTTCCTCTCTGGGAAAGCCCTATTGGGATATCACGGTTCGTCATAAGGAAGGGGGATTGGTCTCTCCCTATTTAATGGACAAAGTAAAATCCGGTGACGTCCTGGAAGCCAACGGACCCCACGGGACATTTTATCACGAACCGTTGATGGATTCGGACCATCTCGTTTTTCTGGCCGGCGGCAGCGGTGTTACACCCTTTATGTCCATCATCCGGGATGCGGTGGAAGAGAAGCGGCCTTTACGTATTCATCTCCTTTACGGCAGCCGTAGTCCCGATGACATCATCTTTAGAGATGAACTGGAACAGATCGCCCTTGGTCATCCAAACGTAAAAGTGGACCTGGTCATCAGCGGGCCTCCGAAAGGATGGTCCGGGCTGTGCGGTCTGCTGGACGCCAGGATGATTTTGTCGCGCCTGGGTTCGGTTCAAGGCAAGACCTTCTTTATTTGCGGTCCTGCCCGGATGCACGTCCTGTGTGAGGAGGCTCTGGAAAGCCTCGGCGTACCCCATAGACGCATAAAGAAAGAGGCTTACGGGCCCCCGGATGATGTGACCCTGGAACCGGGCTGGCCTGGAATTTCATTCAAGACCGCGTTCGAAGTGC
- a CDS encoding helix-turn-helix transcriptional regulator: MMSDFGTKLRARRRGQMMTLKQLSEKTGLSISLLSEIERGLAQPSMSSLKRIAQAMDFSLFNFVEEQTDPNGHQNQMTLQSKRHSSPGTYTKDIGVVRAGKRKKLMYPNFPALFEMLTPDLNRLIEMLYGRFEPGFNSGPEPIKDPPGEKCALILSGCLEMKIGETTLRLNEGDAVYYPGDAPVYLRVIGEEACHSILVVTPPTF; encoded by the coding sequence ATGATGAGTGATTTCGGAACTAAACTGAGGGCCAGACGCCGAGGCCAAATGATGACTCTTAAGCAACTATCTGAAAAAACAGGGCTATCAATAAGCCTCCTGAGTGAAATCGAGCGGGGTCTGGCCCAACCCTCCATGTCATCGCTCAAAAGAATCGCTCAGGCTATGGACTTCAGCCTGTTCAATTTCGTTGAGGAGCAAACCGATCCAAACGGGCACCAGAACCAGATGACCTTACAATCGAAGAGACATAGCTCCCCTGGTACCTACACTAAAGATATCGGGGTTGTCAGGGCCGGAAAACGGAAAAAGCTCATGTATCCCAACTTTCCCGCCTTGTTCGAGATGCTTACCCCCGACCTGAATCGCTTGATCGAAATGTTGTATGGCAGGTTTGAGCCGGGATTTAACTCCGGGCCGGAACCTATCAAAGATCCCCCCGGAGAAAAGTGCGCACTTATTTTGAGTGGCTGTCTAGAGATGAAGATCGGAGAGACGACCCTTCGTCTCAACGAAGGGGATGCCGTTTATTATCCCGGTGATGCACCGGTGTATTTGCGTGTGATCGGGGAGGAAGCCTGTCATTCCATCTTGGTCGTGACCCCTCCAACTTTCTAA